Part of the Verrucomicrobiia bacterium genome is shown below.
CACGCGCTCAGTAAGCTTACGTGCACCATGTTTGGTACGGGAGAATACAAGAACCAGTCCCTCGTGATCCTGTAACAAGGTGTGAAGGAGGTTTGTTTTCTCTTCTGGACGAACGTAGGCCATTTCCTGACGGATTTGTGCATTACTTTCACCAGCATTAGCAACTTCAATGCGAAGCGGCTCTTTCATGTACACATGGGCAAGTTTGGCAATCTCAGGGGCCATAGTGGCAGAGAAGCACATGGTTTGACGCTCTTTCGAGACCATGTCCATGATTTGCTTGATCTGCGGTGCAAAGCCCATGTCCAACATGCGGTCTGCTTCGTCGAGTACGACAAAGGTGACGTCATCAAGACGCGCTGTACGCTGTTGAATGTGGTCCCACATACGGCCAGGAGTAGCGACAATAATCCGTGGGTTAGCACGAAGATCTTGCTTTTGGCGGTAAATAGGAGCGCCACCAATAAGACAG
Proteins encoded:
- a CDS encoding DEAD/DEAH box helicase, with amino-acid sequence MEPTQQSVTDFIQTGLSAPILTALNTLGLTTPTPIQAQAIPVARSGHDVMGIAQTGTGKTFAFSLPIIEKLMAGPGKALVVVPTRELAIQVEDSIKRITRLLTPQLRTVCLIGGAPIYRQKQDLRANPRIIVATPGRMWDHIQQRTARLDDVTFVVLDEADRMLDMGFAPQIKQIMDMVSKERQTMCFSATMAPEIAKLAHVYMKEPLRIEVANAGESNAQIRQEMAYVRPEEKTNLLHTLLQDHEGLVLVFSRTKHGARKLTERV